A region from the Clavibacter sp. A6099 genome encodes:
- the truA gene encoding tRNA pseudouridine(38-40) synthase TruA, translating into MSADAEAGDACARLRLDIAYDGTGFAGWAKQPGLRTVQGALEDALAQLLARTPPAPTLVVAGRTDAGVHATGQVAHLDLTDAQIASLDRPPRGRAAEADAGEGAHVPSVERAAAALARRLNGVLGARSDVVVLACAPAPDGFDARFSATWRAYRYRISDVDGPRDPLQRHRTVELPVALDAAVLQQAADALLGLHDFAAYCKPREGASTIRTLQELTWTRAADGALEAAVRADAFCHSMVRALVGACVAAASGRVGVARLRELLELRERTSEFTVMPARGLVLERVGYPPDAELRARNEITRARRGAHEVDTISEGAATAARDLARLADTPGIA; encoded by the coding sequence ATGAGCGCGGATGCCGAGGCGGGGGACGCCTGCGCGCGCCTCCGCCTCGACATCGCGTACGACGGCACGGGCTTCGCCGGCTGGGCGAAGCAGCCGGGGCTCCGCACCGTGCAGGGCGCGCTCGAGGACGCGCTCGCGCAGCTGCTCGCGCGCACGCCGCCGGCGCCGACGCTCGTGGTCGCCGGACGGACCGACGCGGGCGTCCACGCGACCGGGCAGGTCGCGCACCTCGACCTCACGGATGCGCAGATCGCGTCCCTCGACCGGCCGCCGCGGGGTCGCGCGGCCGAGGCCGACGCGGGGGAGGGGGCGCACGTCCCCTCCGTCGAGCGCGCCGCCGCGGCCCTCGCGCGCCGGCTGAACGGCGTGCTCGGCGCCAGGTCCGACGTCGTGGTGCTCGCCTGCGCCCCCGCCCCCGACGGGTTCGACGCGCGCTTCTCCGCGACCTGGCGGGCGTACCGCTACCGGATCTCCGACGTCGACGGCCCCCGCGACCCCCTCCAGCGGCATCGCACGGTGGAGCTGCCGGTGGCGCTCGACGCCGCCGTGCTGCAGCAGGCGGCCGACGCGCTCCTCGGCCTGCACGACTTCGCCGCGTACTGCAAGCCGCGCGAGGGGGCCTCGACCATCCGCACGCTCCAGGAGCTGACCTGGACCCGCGCGGCCGACGGCGCGCTCGAGGCGGCGGTCCGCGCGGACGCGTTCTGCCACAGCATGGTGCGCGCGCTCGTCGGCGCGTGCGTCGCCGCGGCGTCCGGCCGCGTCGGGGTCGCCCGGCTCCGCGAGCTGCTGGAGCTGCGCGAGCGCACGAGCGAGTTCACCGTGATGCCCGCGCGCGGCCTGGTGCTCGAGCGGGTGGGCTACCCGCCGGACGCCGAGCTCCGAGCGCGGAACGAGATCACGCGCGCCAGGCGCGGCGCGCACGAGGTGGACACGATCTCGGAGGGCGCCGCGACGGCCGCCCGCGACCTCGCCCGGCTGGCCGACACGCCCGGGATTGCCTGA
- a CDS encoding GNAT family N-acetyltransferase encodes MTDSSTTMPDDPSSTAPIPLPEGPEGITWRPISPGDVDALVELSGLVADADHPEYRATRDEIVMAQGFSFVDLARDTIVAVDADGRLVAEGVAVVKPDDETAVRANVSGSVRPDARRRGIGGRLLDWQIARATQSLAVAQPAPHIEEPVPTLMGADVQVDSAGHVALLESRGFTPSRYFIEMHRDLGTELPDVPAPEGLRLIPVTREWWERTRLAKNEAFRDHWGSEPVSVERWDAYLSLPTARHDLSVIAVTGDGEDAVVAGFAMAEAYPDNWEAAGYTSTYIALVGVRREFRGRRLAQALLSTALAGSAAEGVQRAVLDVDSDSPTGALDLYEHLGFTQASRSAVYEREVGMTPPRGSAAR; translated from the coding sequence ATGACCGACAGCAGCACGACCATGCCGGACGATCCCTCCTCCACCGCGCCGATCCCGCTCCCCGAGGGGCCGGAGGGGATCACGTGGCGACCGATCTCCCCTGGCGACGTCGACGCGCTCGTCGAGCTCTCGGGCCTCGTGGCCGACGCCGACCACCCGGAATACCGCGCCACCCGCGACGAGATCGTGATGGCGCAGGGCTTCTCCTTCGTCGACCTCGCGCGCGACACGATCGTGGCCGTCGACGCCGACGGGCGCCTCGTGGCCGAGGGCGTCGCCGTCGTCAAGCCGGATGACGAGACCGCCGTCCGCGCGAACGTGTCCGGCTCGGTCCGCCCCGACGCCCGGCGACGCGGCATCGGCGGACGGCTGCTCGACTGGCAGATCGCGCGCGCCACGCAGTCCCTCGCCGTGGCCCAGCCCGCCCCGCACATCGAGGAGCCGGTCCCGACGCTCATGGGGGCGGACGTGCAGGTCGACTCCGCGGGCCACGTCGCCCTCCTCGAGTCGCGCGGGTTCACCCCGAGCCGCTACTTCATCGAGATGCACCGCGACCTCGGGACGGAGCTGCCCGACGTGCCGGCGCCCGAGGGCCTCCGCCTCATCCCCGTCACGCGCGAGTGGTGGGAGCGCACGCGGCTCGCGAAGAACGAGGCGTTCCGCGACCACTGGGGATCCGAGCCCGTCAGCGTCGAGCGCTGGGACGCGTACCTGTCGCTGCCGACCGCGCGCCACGACCTCTCGGTCATCGCGGTGACGGGCGACGGCGAGGACGCCGTGGTCGCCGGGTTCGCGATGGCGGAGGCCTACCCGGACAACTGGGAGGCCGCGGGCTACACGTCCACCTACATCGCCCTCGTCGGCGTGCGGCGCGAGTTCCGCGGCCGCCGCCTCGCGCAGGCGCTCCTGTCCACCGCGCTCGCGGGGTCCGCCGCGGAGGGCGTCCAGCGCGCCGTCCTCGACGTCGACTCCGACAGCCCCACCGGCGCGCTCGACCTGTACGAGCACCTCGGCTTCACGCAGGCGAGCCGCTCGGCCGTGTACGAGCGCGAGGTCGGCATGACGCCGCCGCGGGGATCCGCCGCCCGATGA
- the rplQ gene encoding 50S ribosomal protein L17, with protein sequence MPKPTKGPRLGGGPAHERLMLANLAQSLFEHKSIKTTETKAKRLRPVAERLVTFAKRGDLHARRRVMGIIPSKSVVHELFTEIAPLVAERDGGYTRITKLGFRKGDNAPMVQIELVLEPVTPKVRSSRTSTATAPAAAAPVAEAPTEESDVPVEETDAVEHTDETPAEATDEAAAEVEADAAEKSDK encoded by the coding sequence ATGCCCAAGCCCACCAAGGGTCCCCGCCTCGGAGGCGGCCCGGCGCACGAGCGCCTCATGCTCGCGAACCTGGCCCAGAGCCTCTTCGAGCACAAGTCCATCAAGACGACCGAGACGAAGGCCAAGCGCCTGCGTCCCGTCGCCGAGCGCCTCGTGACGTTCGCCAAGCGCGGCGACCTGCACGCCCGCCGCCGCGTCATGGGCATCATCCCCTCGAAGAGCGTCGTGCACGAGCTCTTCACGGAGATCGCGCCCCTCGTCGCCGAGCGCGACGGCGGCTACACCCGCATCACGAAGCTCGGCTTCCGCAAGGGCGACAACGCCCCCATGGTGCAGATCGAGCTCGTGCTCGAGCCCGTGACCCCGAAGGTCCGCTCCTCGCGCACCTCCACCGCGACGGCTCCGGCCGCCGCGGCCCCGGTCGCCGAGGCACCCACGGAGGAGTCCGACGTGCCGGTCGAGGAGACCGACGCCGTCGAGCACACCGACGAGACCCCCGCGGAGGCGACCGACGAGGCCGCCGCCGAGGTCGAGGCCGACGCCGCGGAGAAGTCCGACAAGTAG
- a CDS encoding DNA-directed RNA polymerase subunit alpha encodes MLIAQRPTLTEESISEFRSRFVIEPLEPGFGYTLGNSLRRTLLSSIPGAAVTSIRIDGVLHEFSTVPGVKEDVTEIILNIKGLVVSSEHDEPITAYLRKQGAGQVTAADISAPAGVEIHNPELVIATLNEKAKFELELTIERGRGYVSATQNRSEFSEAGQIPVDSIYSPVLKVTYRVEATRAGERTDFDRLVVDVETKSAITPRDAIASAGRTLTELFGLARELNSAAEGIEIGPAPVDAVLSSELSMPIEDLDLSVRSYNCLKREGINNVSELVALSETQLMNIRNFGQKSVDEVKDKLVELGLSLKDAVPGFDGAHYYSYDEDETTTN; translated from the coding sequence GTGCTCATTGCGCAGCGCCCCACCCTCACCGAGGAGTCCATCTCGGAGTTCCGCTCGCGGTTCGTCATCGAGCCGCTCGAGCCCGGCTTCGGCTACACGCTCGGCAACTCGCTCCGCCGCACGCTCCTCTCGTCCATCCCCGGCGCGGCCGTCACCAGCATCCGGATCGACGGCGTGCTGCACGAGTTCAGCACCGTCCCCGGCGTGAAGGAGGACGTGACCGAGATCATCCTCAACATCAAGGGCCTCGTCGTCTCGAGCGAGCACGACGAGCCGATCACCGCGTACCTGCGCAAGCAGGGTGCTGGCCAGGTCACGGCCGCCGACATCTCGGCTCCGGCCGGCGTCGAGATCCACAACCCCGAGCTAGTCATCGCCACGCTCAACGAGAAGGCGAAGTTCGAGCTGGAGCTCACGATCGAGCGCGGCCGCGGCTACGTCTCGGCGACCCAGAACCGCAGCGAGTTCAGCGAGGCGGGCCAGATCCCGGTCGACTCGATCTACTCGCCCGTGCTCAAGGTCACCTACCGCGTCGAGGCCACCCGTGCCGGCGAGCGCACCGACTTCGACCGCCTCGTGGTCGACGTCGAGACGAAGTCGGCCATCACGCCGCGCGACGCCATCGCGTCCGCCGGCCGCACGCTCACCGAGCTGTTCGGCCTGGCGCGCGAGCTCAACTCGGCCGCAGAGGGCATCGAGATCGGCCCCGCGCCGGTCGACGCCGTCCTCAGCTCCGAGCTGTCGATGCCCATCGAGGACCTCGACCTCTCGGTGCGGTCGTACAACTGCCTCAAGCGCGAGGGCATCAACAACGTCAGCGAGCTCGTCGCCCTCTCGGAGACGCAGCTCATGAACATCCGCAACTTCGGACAGAAGTCGGTGGATGAGGTCAAGGACAAGCTGGTCGAGCTCGGTCTGTCGCTGAAGGACGCCGTCCCCGGCTTCGACGGCGCGCACTACTACAGCTACGACGAGGACGAGACCACCACCAACTGA
- the rpsK gene encoding 30S ribosomal protein S11, with protein sequence MAAPKSAVRKPRRKDKKNIAVGQAHIKSTFNNTIVSITDPTGAVISWASSGVVGYNGSRKSTPFAAQLAAESAARQAQEHGMKKVDVFVKGPGSGRETAIRSLQAAGLEVGSINDVTPQAHNGCRPPKRRRV encoded by the coding sequence ATGGCAGCACCCAAGTCGGCTGTTCGCAAGCCGCGCCGCAAGGACAAGAAGAACATCGCCGTGGGCCAGGCCCACATCAAGAGCACCTTCAACAACACCATCGTCTCGATCACGGACCCCACCGGTGCCGTCATCAGCTGGGCGTCCTCGGGCGTCGTCGGCTACAACGGCTCGCGCAAGTCGACGCCGTTCGCCGCACAGCTCGCCGCCGAGTCGGCCGCCCGCCAGGCGCAGGAGCACGGCATGAAGAAGGTCGACGTGTTCGTCAAGGGACCCGGCTCCGGCCGCGAGACCGCGATCCGCTCGCTCCAGGCCGCCGGCCTCGAGGTGGGCTCGATCAACGACGTCACCCCGCAGGCGCACAACGGCTGCCGCCCGCCCAAGCGCCGCCGCGTCTAG
- the rpsM gene encoding 30S ribosomal protein S13 — MARLAGVDLPRDKRVEIALTYIYGVGRTSSVKTLEDTGIDKNIRVKDLSDDQLIALRDYIDGNFKVEGDLRREVAADIRRKVEIGSYEGIRHRRGLPVHGQRTKTNARTRKGPKRTVAGKKKAR; from the coding sequence ATGGCACGTCTAGCAGGCGTCGACCTCCCGCGCGACAAGCGCGTCGAGATCGCACTCACGTACATCTACGGCGTCGGCCGCACCTCGAGCGTCAAGACCCTCGAGGACACCGGCATCGACAAGAACATCCGCGTCAAGGACCTGAGCGACGACCAGCTCATCGCCCTCCGCGACTACATCGACGGGAACTTCAAGGTGGAGGGCGACCTCCGCCGCGAGGTGGCCGCCGACATCCGACGCAAGGTCGAGATCGGCAGCTACGAGGGCATCCGCCACCGCCGCGGCCTCCCTGTCCACGGGCAGCGCACGAAGACCAACGCTCGCACCCGCAAGGGCCCGAAGCGCACCGTAGCCGGCAAGAAGAAGGCGCGCTAG
- the rpmJ gene encoding 50S ribosomal protein L36 — protein sequence MKVNPSVKRICEKCKVIRRNGRVRVICDNPRHKQVQG from the coding sequence ATGAAGGTCAACCCCAGCGTCAAGAGGATCTGCGAGAAGTGCAAGGTCATCCGACGCAACGGCCGCGTGCGCGTCATCTGCGACAACCCCCGCCACAAGCAGGTCCAGGGCTAG
- the infA gene encoding translation initiation factor IF-1 yields the protein MAKKDGVIEIEGGVVEALPNAMFRVELSNGHKVLAHISGKMRQHYIRILPEDRVIVELSPYDLTRGRIVYRYK from the coding sequence ATGGCCAAGAAAGACGGCGTCATCGAGATCGAAGGCGGAGTTGTCGAAGCTCTGCCGAACGCGATGTTCCGCGTTGAGCTGAGCAACGGGCACAAGGTCCTCGCCCACATCTCGGGCAAGATGCGTCAGCACTACATCCGCATCCTCCCCGAGGACCGCGTGATCGTGGAGCTGAGCCCGTACGACCTCACCCGCGGCCGGATCGTCTACCGCTACAAGTAG
- a CDS encoding mannitol-1-phosphate 5-dehydrogenase → MKAVHFGAGNIGRGFVGLILHEAGYEVVFADVNAELIGHLASADSYRVTEVGPHARDWTVTGFRAIDSAADGEALIAEIATADVVTTAVGPNILRFVAPAIAAGLRARSADLGPVAVMACENAINATDTLRDEIAKALGDETVALGRAVFANTAVDRIVPNQDPAAGLDVTVEDFSEWVVERTPFGDAVPEIAGATFVDDLAPYIERKLFTVNTGHATVAYHGYARGAVSQSDAMAIPEVADEVRQVLEETSALLVAKHGLDEGEQAAYRAKNLARFANAALADTVERVGRQPLRKLSREERFVGPASQLAERGLPHEALVRAMGQALRFDPAGDPQALELQGLLATDTAADLVRRVTGLDDQHPLTADLVAVVDAAQADRRSAPRHRA, encoded by the coding sequence GTGAAGGCCGTCCACTTCGGCGCCGGCAACATCGGCCGCGGCTTCGTCGGGCTGATCCTGCACGAGGCCGGCTACGAGGTCGTCTTCGCCGACGTCAACGCCGAGCTCATCGGGCACCTCGCGTCCGCCGACTCCTACCGCGTGACCGAGGTCGGCCCGCACGCGCGCGACTGGACGGTCACCGGGTTCCGGGCGATCGACAGCGCCGCCGACGGCGAGGCGCTCATCGCCGAGATCGCGACGGCCGATGTCGTGACGACGGCCGTGGGCCCCAACATCCTCCGCTTCGTCGCCCCCGCGATCGCCGCCGGCCTCCGCGCGCGCTCGGCCGACCTCGGCCCCGTCGCCGTCATGGCGTGCGAGAACGCGATCAACGCGACCGACACCCTCCGCGACGAGATCGCGAAGGCGCTCGGCGACGAGACCGTCGCCCTCGGACGCGCGGTCTTCGCGAACACGGCCGTCGACCGCATCGTGCCGAACCAGGATCCCGCCGCGGGCCTGGACGTGACCGTCGAGGACTTCTCGGAGTGGGTCGTGGAGCGCACGCCGTTCGGCGACGCCGTGCCCGAGATCGCCGGCGCCACGTTCGTCGACGACCTCGCGCCCTACATCGAGCGGAAGCTCTTCACCGTGAACACGGGCCACGCGACCGTCGCCTACCACGGCTACGCGCGCGGCGCCGTGAGCCAGTCGGACGCGATGGCGATCCCCGAGGTCGCCGACGAGGTCCGCCAGGTGCTCGAGGAGACGAGCGCGCTGCTCGTCGCGAAGCACGGGCTCGACGAGGGGGAGCAGGCGGCGTACCGCGCGAAGAACCTCGCGCGCTTCGCCAACGCGGCCCTCGCGGACACCGTCGAGCGCGTCGGCCGCCAGCCCCTTCGCAAGCTCTCCCGCGAGGAGCGCTTCGTGGGTCCCGCGTCGCAGCTCGCCGAGCGCGGGCTCCCGCACGAGGCCCTGGTGCGCGCGATGGGGCAGGCGCTCCGCTTCGACCCGGCGGGGGACCCGCAGGCGCTCGAGCTGCAGGGGCTGCTCGCGACCGACACGGCCGCCGACCTCGTGCGCCGCGTGACGGGCCTGGACGACCAGCACCCGCTGACGGCCGACCTCGTCGCCGTCGTCGACGCCGCGCAGGCCGACCGCCGCAGCGCCCCGCGCCACCGCGCGTAG
- a CDS encoding PTS sugar transporter subunit IIA: MSNVLEPAQIRVSGTASSVEEAIAEAAGILVAAGAVTPEYQGFMLEREKSVSTYMGNLLAIPHGTNEGKDTILDSALSFVRYDAPIDWAGNEVRFVVGIAGKDNGHLDILSKIAIIFSDDDEVQKLVDAPDAEALYALLAEVNEA, encoded by the coding sequence ATGTCGAACGTCCTCGAACCCGCCCAGATCCGCGTCAGCGGCACCGCGTCGAGCGTGGAGGAGGCCATCGCCGAGGCGGCGGGCATCCTCGTCGCCGCGGGCGCCGTCACCCCCGAGTACCAGGGGTTCATGCTCGAGCGCGAGAAGAGCGTGTCGACCTACATGGGCAACCTCCTCGCGATCCCGCACGGCACCAACGAGGGCAAGGACACGATCCTCGACTCCGCCCTCTCCTTCGTCCGCTACGACGCCCCCATCGACTGGGCGGGCAACGAGGTGCGCTTCGTCGTCGGCATCGCCGGCAAGGACAACGGCCACCTCGACATCCTCAGCAAGATCGCGATCATCTTCAGCGACGACGACGAGGTGCAGAAGCTCGTCGACGCCCCCGACGCCGAGGCGCTCTACGCCCTCCTGGCCGAGGTGAACGAGGCGTGA
- a CDS encoding PTS mannitol transporter subunit IICB, whose product MTTTSPTRSTGQSVRLGVQKFGTFLSGMIMPNIAAFIAWGLLTALFIPDGYLPNEQLAGLVAPVLYFLLPLLIANTGGRMVYDARGGVVASIATMGVIVGTIGEPYFEGGSPMFLGAMITGPLAAYLLKVIERLWIDRIRPGFEMLVNNFSAGILGAIFAIGAFFGLTPVIRGITSVLGGGVGFLVDNGLLPLTSIVIEPAKVLFLNNAINQGILTPLGTEEATRTGKSILFLLEANPGPGLGVLLAFTIFGAGVARSTAPGAILIQFVGGIHEIYFPYVLSKPLLFLAVIAGGASGVATNVAFGSGLRGPASPGSIIAVLGQTERNSFPGVILSVIISAAVTFVIAAVILRTGKKTDGDFGAAVQATQANKGKESSILSGLGAETGTAGTVGGLADGASATGTGTATTTRITDIVFACDAGMGSSAMGASVLRNKMKKAGVTDVTVVNKAIAALDGTADLVITQRELTDRAREKSPSSEHVSVDNFMNSPRYDEIVELVQKQRSES is encoded by the coding sequence ATGACGACGACGTCACCCACCCGCAGCACGGGACAGTCCGTGCGGCTCGGCGTGCAGAAGTTCGGCACGTTCCTCAGCGGCATGATCATGCCGAACATCGCGGCGTTCATCGCCTGGGGCCTCCTCACGGCCCTGTTCATCCCGGACGGCTACCTGCCCAACGAGCAGCTCGCCGGCCTCGTCGCGCCCGTGCTGTACTTCCTCCTCCCGCTGCTGATCGCGAACACCGGAGGCCGCATGGTCTACGACGCGCGCGGCGGCGTCGTCGCGAGCATCGCGACCATGGGCGTCATCGTCGGCACCATCGGCGAGCCCTACTTCGAGGGCGGCAGCCCGATGTTCCTCGGCGCCATGATCACGGGCCCGCTCGCGGCGTACCTGCTCAAGGTCATCGAGCGGCTCTGGATCGACCGGATCCGCCCCGGCTTCGAGATGCTGGTCAACAACTTCTCCGCCGGCATCCTCGGCGCGATCTTCGCGATCGGCGCCTTCTTCGGCCTCACCCCGGTGATCCGCGGCATCACGTCGGTCCTCGGCGGCGGCGTCGGCTTCCTCGTCGACAACGGCCTGCTGCCTCTCACGAGCATCGTGATCGAGCCGGCCAAGGTCCTGTTCCTCAACAACGCCATCAACCAGGGCATCCTCACGCCGCTCGGGACCGAGGAGGCGACCCGCACGGGCAAGAGCATCCTGTTCCTGCTCGAGGCGAACCCCGGCCCCGGCCTCGGCGTGCTCCTCGCGTTCACGATCTTCGGCGCGGGCGTCGCCCGCAGCACGGCCCCCGGCGCGATCCTCATCCAGTTCGTCGGCGGCATCCACGAGATCTACTTCCCGTACGTGCTCTCCAAGCCGCTCCTGTTCCTCGCGGTCATCGCGGGTGGCGCCTCGGGCGTCGCGACCAACGTCGCGTTCGGCTCCGGCCTCCGCGGCCCGGCATCGCCCGGCAGCATCATCGCCGTGCTCGGCCAGACCGAGCGCAACAGCTTCCCCGGCGTGATCCTCTCGGTCATCATCTCCGCGGCCGTCACCTTCGTCATCGCGGCGGTCATCCTCCGCACCGGCAAGAAGACCGACGGCGACTTCGGCGCCGCGGTCCAGGCGACGCAGGCCAACAAGGGCAAGGAGTCCTCGATCCTCTCCGGCCTCGGCGCCGAGACCGGCACCGCGGGTACGGTCGGCGGCCTCGCCGACGGCGCGAGCGCGACCGGCACGGGCACCGCCACGACGACGCGGATCACCGACATCGTGTTCGCCTGCGACGCCGGCATGGGCTCGTCCGCCATGGGCGCCTCGGTGCTCCGCAACAAGATGAAGAAGGCGGGCGTCACCGACGTCACGGTCGTCAACAAGGCGATCGCGGCCCTCGACGGCACGGCCGACCTCGTGATCACGCAGCGCGAGCTCACCGACCGCGCCCGCGAGAAGAGCCCGTCCTCCGAGCACGTCTCCGTCGACAACTTCATGAACTCGCCGCGCTACGACGAGATCGTGGAGCTGGTCCAGAAGCAGCGCTCGGAGAGCTGA
- the ptsP gene encoding phosphoenolpyruvate--protein phosphotransferase, translating into MSSRTLNGIGIGRGSAVGPVVRMPDPLPEPADTASTLTADEERIRVSASLAATAADIRIRGEKAGGAAKDVLEAQAFMAEDPTLVDDITARLATGRTAERAVHEAFAGFRDLLLSMGGYMGERATDLDDVSQRVVAHLQGVAAPGVPDPDHAFVLVARDLAPADTALLDLDKVLALITTDGGPTSHTAILAREKAIVAVVGVAAAKDLADGETVVVDALTGAVTVDPSADEESAARDAIAARKARVDVPTGPGALADGTAIPLLANLGSADGAADAVEKGAEGVGLFRTEFLFLDATSAPTVDEQRAHYTRLLEAFPGQKVVVRALDAGADKPLSFLNDADEENPALGLRGLRALRANEQILRDQLTALAQADAATDSDLWVMAPMVSTVEEARYFTALGRELGLKTVGVMVEVPSSALLADRILANADFASIGTNDLTQYTLAADRLLGSVAAFQDPWHPAVLRLVQEVGTAGRALGKPVGICGEAAADPLLAVVLVGLGATSLSMSPAALADVRAELALHTREEAEALAAVALAADSAVEARAAVTAASAPATV; encoded by the coding sequence ATGAGCTCCCGCACCCTGAACGGCATCGGCATCGGCCGGGGATCCGCCGTCGGACCCGTCGTCCGCATGCCCGACCCGCTGCCCGAGCCCGCCGACACCGCGAGCACCCTGACCGCCGACGAGGAGCGGATCCGCGTGAGCGCGTCGCTCGCCGCGACGGCCGCCGACATCCGCATCCGCGGGGAGAAGGCCGGCGGCGCCGCCAAGGACGTGCTCGAGGCGCAGGCCTTCATGGCCGAGGACCCCACGCTCGTCGACGACATCACCGCGCGCCTCGCGACGGGCCGCACCGCCGAGCGCGCCGTGCACGAGGCGTTCGCCGGCTTCCGCGACCTGCTGCTCAGCATGGGCGGCTACATGGGGGAGCGCGCCACCGACCTCGACGACGTCTCGCAGCGCGTCGTCGCGCACCTGCAGGGCGTCGCCGCCCCCGGCGTGCCGGATCCCGACCACGCCTTCGTGCTCGTCGCCCGCGACCTCGCCCCCGCCGACACCGCGCTCCTCGACCTCGACAAGGTCCTCGCCCTCATCACGACCGACGGCGGCCCGACCTCGCACACCGCGATCCTCGCCCGCGAGAAGGCCATCGTCGCGGTCGTCGGCGTCGCGGCCGCGAAGGACCTCGCCGACGGCGAGACCGTCGTGGTCGACGCGCTCACGGGCGCCGTCACCGTCGACCCGAGCGCCGACGAGGAGTCCGCCGCGCGCGACGCCATCGCGGCACGGAAGGCCCGGGTCGACGTGCCCACCGGCCCCGGCGCGCTCGCCGACGGCACCGCGATCCCGCTGCTCGCCAACCTCGGATCCGCCGACGGCGCGGCAGACGCGGTCGAGAAGGGTGCAGAGGGCGTCGGTCTCTTCCGCACCGAGTTCCTCTTCCTCGACGCCACGAGCGCGCCGACCGTCGACGAGCAGCGCGCGCACTACACGCGCCTGCTCGAGGCGTTCCCGGGGCAGAAGGTCGTCGTCCGCGCGCTCGACGCCGGCGCCGACAAGCCGCTGAGCTTCCTCAACGACGCCGACGAGGAGAACCCGGCCCTCGGCCTCCGCGGCCTCCGCGCGCTGCGGGCGAACGAGCAGATCCTCCGCGACCAGCTCACCGCGCTGGCGCAGGCCGACGCCGCCACTGACTCCGACCTGTGGGTCATGGCGCCCATGGTCTCGACCGTCGAGGAGGCGCGCTACTTCACGGCCCTCGGCCGCGAGCTCGGCCTGAAGACGGTCGGCGTGATGGTCGAGGTCCCGTCCTCGGCGCTCCTCGCCGACCGGATCCTCGCCAACGCCGACTTCGCGAGCATCGGCACCAACGACCTCACGCAGTACACGCTCGCGGCCGACCGGCTGCTGGGATCCGTGGCCGCGTTCCAGGACCCGTGGCACCCCGCCGTCCTCCGCCTCGTGCAGGAGGTCGGCACCGCCGGCCGCGCGCTCGGCAAGCCCGTGGGCATCTGCGGCGAGGCCGCGGCGGACCCGCTGCTCGCCGTCGTGCTCGTCGGCCTCGGCGCCACCAGCCTCTCGATGTCGCCCGCGGCCCTCGCCGACGTGCGCGCCGAGCTCGCCCTCCACACGCGCGAGGAGGCGGAGGCCCTGGCCGCCGTCGCCCTCGCCGCCGACAGCGCCGTCGAGGCGCGCGCCGCGGTCACCGCGGCATCGGCGCCCGCCACCGTCTGA
- a CDS encoding HPr family phosphocarrier protein, with protein MAERTVTIASSHGLHARPASLFTQAAAKAGIPVQLAKGDRSVNAASILGVISLGVDTGDEVVVSAEGENAEQVVTDLATLLESDLDAA; from the coding sequence ATGGCAGAACGCACCGTCACCATCGCCTCGTCGCACGGGCTGCACGCCCGCCCCGCCTCGCTGTTCACGCAGGCCGCCGCGAAGGCCGGGATCCCCGTGCAGCTCGCCAAGGGCGACCGCAGCGTCAACGCGGCCAGCATCCTCGGCGTGATCTCCCTGGGCGTCGACACGGGCGACGAGGTCGTCGTCTCCGCCGAGGGCGAGAACGCCGAGCAGGTCGTCACCGACCTCGCGACGCTCCTCGAGTCCGACCTGGACGCCGCATGA
- a CDS encoding PTS sugar transporter subunit IIB, which produces MTGRILVVCGSGASSTFLAQRLRALAEADGLEIEAVAGSIAQVRLDAAGMDVVLLGAHLADRLDAVREAAADEGATAVLLDADAARPEGARAALDRALAAMRQGARSLRLAPGLHGRPLGGSPPVA; this is translated from the coding sequence ATGACCGGGAGGATCCTCGTCGTCTGCGGCTCCGGCGCATCCAGCACCTTCCTCGCCCAGCGCCTCCGCGCGCTCGCCGAGGCCGACGGGCTCGAGATCGAGGCCGTCGCCGGATCCATCGCCCAGGTGCGCCTCGACGCCGCCGGCATGGACGTCGTCCTGCTCGGCGCCCACCTCGCCGACCGCCTCGACGCCGTGCGCGAGGCAGCCGCCGACGAGGGCGCGACCGCCGTCCTCCTCGACGCCGACGCCGCGCGGCCCGAGGGCGCGCGCGCCGCGCTCGACCGGGCGCTCGCGGCCATGCGCCAGGGCGCCCGATCGCTCCGCCTCGCGCCGGGGCTGCACGGCCGCCCGCTCGGGGGATCCCCGCCCGTCGCCTGA